The nucleotide window AGaagtgaaaacaggtactcaaatAAATACTTGCATACACatgctcacagcagcactattcacaataaccaaaaagtggaaacagctctCATCAGTGGATAAGTGGGCAAGCAaattgtggtatgtccatacaatagaatagctggccataaaaaggaacgaagcaccacacaggctacaacatggatgaacctaaaaATATTATGCTATGTCGTACGTTGTATGATTACATAGATAGGAGATACccagaataagcaaattcatagagacaggcCATGGACTGAGGGTTTGGCCAGAGccagagagggagcaggaatGGGAAAGGGCTACTTAgtgggtatggggtttcctttcAAGGGGATAAAAATGtcttggaactagatagaggttaCGGTGGCACAACATTGTTCACTttgaaatggttaattttatgttatatgagtCTCAtctcaataataattttttttaatttttaaatatatttattcatttttgagagagagagcatgagcaggggaggggcagagagagagagggagacacagaatccgaagcaggctccaggccctgagccgtcagcataaagcccaacatgggctcgaacccacagactgtaagatcataacctgagccaaagtgtacacttaaccgactaagccacccaggtgcccctcaataataattatttaaacctTATTAGACAAACAATAGAACAATCATTTCCAGGATGAGGGGGTGGTAGGTAGAGGGATTGGCAGTGCCAAGGAAGGGAAACCCCACGGTCTGTGCAGACACCACCCCACAAAGGGCTCAGAACAGGGAGTCTGGGCAATGGATGGAAACAGGGATAATCCTATGAGCAGAGCAGCTGAAGCCCCAAGTCCCCTACCCCCACAtacacccctccacacacacacacagctggtgaCTACCCAAGCCCCATCCTGGCTGGAGCCTGAAGTTGACCTTGATCCTCTGGGGAAATTGAAGGAAACAAAGGGACACACACAACCCAGGAGGAGGTGATTCCCTGGATGGAATTCCCAGCATAGGGCAGCCACTGGGACCCCCTCACCTGAATGGAGCAGGAAGACACAGTTCTTGACATGGGTGTGTCTCTGTAAATGTCCCCATCCTGTAGATGACCCCAGTGAAGACATCCATGGGAAGAATCAGCAAGACTAGTAGACAAAACTTAGCAAGTAAAAATACAAGgcactcagggtgcctgggtggcacagttaagtgtccgactttggttcaggtcatgatctcacagttcatgagtttgaatgctgtcagcatagagactaCGTTAGAtgctctgtccccatctctctctgcccctcccccactagtgtgcgtgctctctctctctcaaaaaaaataaacattacacaaaaataaaaggcacttGTGTTTgatatcagaaaaaatatatacaaaaatgttaaatgtgaCTTCATGCAATACTTTCATTGCTACCTCTTATCTCAGATGCAATGAATATTTGTGGGGGCACTTGCCCTGGGCACCAGATGCAAAGATGGAAGCCCAGCTGGGAACAGAGTGACTGTGGCTTGGCTCTGGGGAGGAAGGTCACAAAAGTTCAGATCCCTGGTTCCGTAATTCTGGGTCAACTCTTACAGTCGGCCTTCTCTTGTTGGGCCCTGCTCATTTAGTGCATTTAAAAAAGTCAGATAAGGCTCAATGAAGAGCCATCTGTCCCTGGTGAGGCCAATGTTGGGATTGCAGTTCCATTAGATGGGTTTTGGCCAAGAACTCAGGGAATTTTGCCTTGCTCTGGCTATCCCTTTGGAACCCCCAAGGGAGCAATGGTGGAGAAGAATAAAACCCCGGAGTCCTTTTGGCCCCAAACCACAGAGGCCTGAAGCTgggtcagagcccagagcctagaCTGCAGGGCTGAGGGGCCGCTTCCATGGCCCGTACCTAAGAGAGAGAAGAGCCACGGGGCAGAGAGGACCAGCACTGGCTAAAGCACAGCCACCTGGACAAAAGAGGAAGAACAGTGGACCCACCAAATGAGCAGGACCATCAGCTGTGAGGGGCCATGGACCAGCTGGCAGGAGCTGTGGTCACTGGGGCTGTGGTGCTTGGCTCGGGATCCCACCCCTGCAGGAAACCTGGTCCATCCTTTTCTTCTGTAAACCCACCCTGACAGCTAAAGGTGTAGGTGACCAGGAGTGGAGAGCATCGCCACCTCCCGACCCCTGCCATCAATGACAGGGTCACTTTGCGTCCTTTGCTTCATGAGGTCAGGACTGCTGTCGGGGTGCGGTCCCAGAACCGTGAAATGGGTCGGTAATTAAGTCAGCCCTGAGGACCCACTAACTCAGAATCCTGCCCTGTTCTGGTTCTTATTTGGAATTGTGTTTGGTTGTGCTGTCCAAGCTCTGTGGACAAGGGGTGCACTGTGACCACAAGCCATGGAGTCTGGGTGAAGCCAGCTATGCACCACATGCAGGGCTTGACCAACAAGAGGGCAGCCCCATCTGCATTCCCCACAACCAGATGCCACTTGGAAGTCATGGCTCAAGTTCACAAGGAACAGAGCCTGACCTTGCCCTTCTCCCTGTCTCCACattgcccccacccacccccaagacCCCAGTGGGTCTGGGGTCCTTTCGCTGCCTGAATCTGACAAGTTAGGTGGTCCTGTGACTGCTAAGCCTTCCTTCCAGTCCCAAGCAGGGATGAACCGCATctcctgtttatttctttcttcgatttttttaatgtttatttatttttgagagagagacagagtgtgagtcggggaggggcacagagagaggaagacacagaatccgaagcaggctccaggctctgagctgtcagcccagaacccgacatggggcttgaaccacaacctgtgagatcatgacctgagccgaagtcggacgcttaaccgactgagccacccaggagcccctaccctGCTGGATCCTACCCCTACTCCTACCCTGCTGGATCCCACTCTCTTGTTGGGTCTTGTCCTTGCCTCAAGAGCAGGAACCCTTTGGAAAAATCCCCCGAAGGTGAATTTTTACAAGTTGGAAATGTATATTCTATTGCAATTAGTTCCACACTGAGAATGATAATGCAAAGCACCCCCAGACAATCAAGACAAAGTGTAAGAATTGTGTGAAGACCACACAAATGTTCACGCACTGGTCACAGCTACTTAATAAATCCTGTGCTGTCTGCAGGCAGAGGGTGCAAAGTGCCTGCCGTGGGAGCTCAGGAGTGGCTGGAGACCCGCCAGGCTGCAAAGGTCAAAATCCTCTTGTAAccaaagtggggggtgggggggtggtatTCTATGACACTCCGTGAAAACTCAGATCTCCCCACCAATGAGCCTGTGTCATGGGGCTAAATATGTTCTGCTAATCCTCCATTGTCATATTCTGTAGTGACAGATGTGTAAGGACTTTTAAAGAAACTCTTAGTATGGAGACTGATGGCAGAGTTGGAAAACTGTCCCAGGTCCTTGTGTTCTCACTGGTAGCTGGCTGTGGCCTCACCAGGGAGGTGGCCAGGAATGAGGTCTGACCTGGGTGGGCTTGgactttcctctctgcctctccaggaCCAGAAGAGCTAAGAGGACCCCCACTGCATGCTATTTCCATGGTCTGGCAGCAGGAGGAAGGACTTGCCCCTTCCTCAACAGGGCCCACAGCAGTGCTGGAAGACCAGATGGGGTCAGAACAGAGAGCTCTCTGCAAAGGCAACATCCTGGGTGGGCCTTGTGCGCACAAAGCATAGCCTACATTCCTGCTCTCAATGAAGAGCCCAGCCCTCTGGTCCAGGGGCCCTGCCAACAGGAAGTCCTTGGGCCCTGGGTGTGTAGCAGGGCATGGGTCTCCCAGGGCCCACCAGGCTGAGGAGGAAGTTGGCTGGGGCTCTACTAGCTGAGCAAACAACACATTTCTCAGGAGGATGAGGGGGGTAAGGCCCCAGCCTGGGAGAGGGGTGAGGACAGGGTATATGAATCACAGCGAGGCCTGTCTCTGTTCCCAGGAGCAGCCACTGAGCCCAGTCCACCATGGAGCTCACGGCCACCTTCCTGGTGCTCTGTGTGGCTCTGTTCAGTCATCCTGGTGAGTGCCTGCAGGACTTAGTTCCCAGCTCTTCTCTATGGGGCCTTGGCAGAGGCTCTGGTCGGGTCCCCTGTTGCCCCTGCCTTGGGCACCAGGCCACTCCTCTGCTTACCACCTCCTGGGCTCTTCGTCCCTCTGGGCAGGATGTCCTGCTCCTTCCTGGGACTTCAAGGTCCTCTGGGGTctgcctgccccagccctcaGACTTCCTTTCCTATTCCCAccattcctgttttcttctcttcacccAACACCAGGCTGTCCAAGCCTTGGCCAATGCCAGTGCTGGCCCTGGTCGAGGACTACCCAtctgctctctgcttcttccttcaaGGCACAGCCCAGGTGTCCCCTCATCTGGGAAGCCTGTCTTGGATCCTACTCAGAGCTTTCttcacctccctccaccctcGAGCCACCTTGTATGTCCCGCTGTCCAGCTGCTTGCTTGCTGGGCCACAGCGATCTGCTTACATGACTGCCTCTCCCAACCAGCAGAGGACTCCTCAGGGCTGGGCCTCCCCCAACTCAGACAGGGTAGCTGTCAGTGGGTGGTTAGGGGAGCATGCACAACCTGGAGGAGACAGGCCCTTGGCAGGTCTCCATAGAGGCCCAGTCCAGACAGAGGGCTCTTCTCTACTTGTGTTTGCAGCTGCCACTTTCTTCATGGACACAATGGTCAAGCCTGTGGCCTCAGCTCTGACCGACCTCAACCCTGCTGTGGAGGCTGGGGCAGAGGCCCTGGCTGGGGCAGAAGACATAACTGAGACAGCAGctctggctggggcaggggccatGGCCAACCCCCTTCTCAAAGGCTTCAGCCCCCTGAAGTTCATCCTGACCATCCTGGGGATCCCAGTGGAACATCTCATTGAGGGTTCCAGGAAGTGTGTGGCCGAGCTGGGCCCTGAGGCCGTGGGAGCTGTGAAGTCTCTGCTGGTAATGTGGGCACCCTGTGCACCCTCCCTGTGAAGGCAGTCCTCCCCAGCCATCCTCCCAGAGTGGAACGATCTGCTCCTCAAAATGCCACAAAGGCAtcccagccccatgtcagggaaTACTCATTGCTGGCCCCCAGAAACAGGATGTCCTTGGGTGGGAACCAAGTTGACCACATACGAATGGCAAGGGGGCTGCTGAGGGCCCTTGGGGGTAAGGTATAACCCTGTTGGGAACTCTGTCCAGAGTCACATCTGTGCCCTCAAGTGCCCAGTGGCAGTGGGATGGAGGAGAGCACACTCAAACTTGGCTTCTCCTTTCCAGGGGTCCCTGATGTACCTTGGCTGAGCGGAGGCTGGAGTATCTCTGCCTGGGGATGATGCTGCCATCTGTAGGCTGGGGACCTGCTGCCCAGCCCTGAACATCCAGCCTtccttcccctactctctcaATAAACATGGATAAGAGCAGCTTTGAGGCTGATTTCTTCTTGCCTTGATACCAAAGCCTGTTCCTCCCCCTGCTGTAAGTGATGGTGCTAAAGGGGCCTGCAGGTGGGATGGTCCCTATGCCTCAGGAGGTACACCATGCCCCAGATTATGTGAgggtgcgtgcatgtgtgtgaaagACACTACTGACATTTGGCAGGTGACTCAGAGCCACCAATTAAAGGTGATGGGGATTGGGCAAGTATTAGAGTTAGTTAAAATGGATTTTCCCCCCACCTGTTACACTCCACAATTGTTAATGAAGCATGGGAATTATCTAATCCTTGGAAATCAGTGAGAACCCTCCAAATCTAGCCATTTGTTGCTAATATTTGAAAGTTTTGTTATCTTCCCTCTGACAGCTTTCTTTCCTGGAATGGAGCAGGACTAAGGGAAGACTATGTCATGTTTGGTTTTTCTCTAGGTTTCTGGTAATttattactgaaataatttaGTGACTTTGGGTCCTTCCATTCTACCAGAAGACCCACCATTCCTGGACTGATCCCCAGTGTTGTGGGAAGGTGCCCAGAGCCTGAATATTGATGTCTGTCTTGAGGGAAACTTCCCTGAAAACTCCTTTTTGATTGATAAATTATAACTCCAGGAAAAATATAATTCTGCTTCATGCTTTCTGGGAAGGGTTCTCCCTGGCTTGACTATCAACCCACTGTGGACAATCGAATCCACTTGTACgtattttatatgaaaacatggatctggctttttttctgttcctattTTGACAAGGACATTCAGGGCTTTaaatgggggggggcggggagtggctGTATTTTGACAAGTTTACACATCAACCTAGAAGAGGGGAGGCAGCCACTGGGATCCAGATTAAATTTAAATCTCTAATCAACACCATTGCCCCCAAGATTCTCAAGGGTTCTGAGTCTTTGTGTAAGGCTCTGGTCTGGACAAAAATGAACCAATAATTAGATGAATCATTATGAATCTCTGGTGAAGAAAGCAGTGGGgacatgacctgacctgaaatgaCCACAAGCCAATTTCTGGGGACATTACATATGTTCCTCAATTAATGCTCTAGATTAAATTATTCAAGGGGATTACTGGAAAACACCATTCTACTACAGGAGCATTTTGGAACTGACAGGGGGCTTGGGGGTTCAGGAAAGGACCCCGTCCTGAGATGACCCTGCTACCTTCCATCTCTGGAGCCTTCCCAGGCAAACACTGGAGGGGAAATCACAAAACTCCCTGGAAGAGGGAGTTCATGAATTACACTTGAAACCCCAAGCCTAACAGCAATAGCTAGCTTCCTCCACCCTGCAGATTCCTGGGAAGATACCAACCATAATCCCAGGGAAAGAAGGAATATGGCAGAAGGCTAGATTTCCTTAAATATCctattttgtggggcacctgggtgactcagtcggttaagtgtctgactttggctcaggtcatgatctcaatgttcatgagtttgagccccgcatcaggcttggtgctgacagctcagagcctagagcctgctttggattctgtgtctccctctctctctgccctttccccgctggcattctgtgtgtgtctctctctctctctcaaaaataaattaacactaaaaaattttttaaaaatcttttgcccatttgacttggtaactatataaatattttacatgattctaaaagaccaaataaaaaattttaaagcactctaaaaattgaaattataaaaaaaagaggaacaaaccTAACTTTATTTCTCATGGTGGTATAATCCCCAAAGAgtattccagggcacctgggtgtctcagtctgtagagcatatgactcttgatctcaggttcatgagtttgagcctcacgttgggcatatagattagtaaaaaataaataaataaataaataaactattccAAGTAACATGAAAATACAGTAATTTAACTCTACAttcagggtgggggggggagtaacACCCCAAGAATGAGAACAGTAAAAACAATCAAGTTTTTCTTGGTGGTGGTGTTGCTATATTGAGGCTATCATCTGCATATTCTGTGATATGACGAATGATTAATTACCTGAGTGTTATTGAAGAAACTTGAGATTTCTGGCAAAGTGGAAAGAAGGTGCCGATATAAGATTATTAAGGTTCAGTAAAACTTTAGGGCTCAACATTTGAACCGAAAGTACAATTATAAATACCTGGTGTGTTTtatcttcagagaaaaaaaaaaaactcttatctCTGTCCCCtgaaaatttctagaaactcaCAAATCCAGTAGAAATGAGAATCCTCACACCTGGATTGTGGCCTCTAGACACCATTTCTCACTGAAGGAGCCAggagtctttggagaaatggcttgTTCCAGAAcctagaacatcttttcataccaGAATAGAAGTAAGCTACTGAAGACGACCAGGATGGTGCCAAAAAGACACAGGGAACAGTCTGAATAAATCTCTCACTGGCCAAAAATGGGGTAATCTGAACGTCAGTAATGGTAATAAGTGCAATGGATGGCATTAATCAAATATGTTTAAACTGTgtgtttttgaaacagagagaaaaaaaaatagcctgtTTGGTAACATTTTGATGACACAAGAAAATCAGTTCATCATTCTGAAAAccgaaaaatatttcaaaatacaaagttaagaaaaatttaaaagacaaccGAGGAATTATGCAAGACACATTAACCGATGAAGGGTAAGCATCCTGTGTACATAAAGAACTGTGAATTAACCAGAAAAGGACAAAGTCCTCAATAGGCATAAAATCATAAGAGGAACCTGAAATAGCAAAAATATGTCTGTTATTAATAAAGGAAAGATAAACAgaaacacaatgaaataccattatACCCACCAGATTGCCAAAAACGAAGTCGGAGAAAAACAAGCATTGGTAAAGTTGTGGAACAATGGGAAAAATCTCATAAACTTCTGATTGGAGAGTAAGCAGAAACACTTTGGACAGGAATGAGCATATCTAGGAAAAATCACATTCATGCCCCCAACACCTAGCAATTCCAACCTTCTAGAGAAGCTAGCACACAGTGGCACCTACCAGAATGTTCAGACCAGAATGTTTTTAAGggttgggggaaggagaaagaaaactagaaacaacGCAAAGATACCTGCAGAGAAGGGTAGAATTTGGAATATTCATACAATGGCAATATCACACTGCAGCTATTACAACTACATGCATTAACATGAGTGAATCTCAAATAATTGAAATCCCATAAAACTCACCCTTTTGAAGTATATAATTCAAAGGCTTTTTAGACTATTCACAGTATTGTGAAACCATCACtactatctaatttcagaatatttttatcactccaaaaagaaactcaGTCTTCTTGgagaatgtctattcaaatcctttactcatttaaaaaaaaaaaaaacttttttaatgtttttattttatttatgagagagacagagagcgtgtgtgattgggggaggtgcagagagagagggagacacagaatccaaagcaggctccaggctccgagctgtcattacagagcccgacatggggcttgaacccacaaactgtgagatcatgacctgagctgaagccagacgcttaaccgactgagccacccaggcacccctcctttacccatttttaaattgggttgtttttccatcgttgagttgtaagagttctttatatattctggagacCAGACTCATCAGATAcatggtttataaatattttctcccattctgtgggctgttgttccacattcttttcctttgatgcacagaagtttttcaTTCTGATGAAGTCTAATTATCTGTTTTCCTCCCTTCAGTTGCTTGCACTTTAAGATGTCTTACCCAAGAAACTATTGCTcaacccaaggtcatgaagatttataccATGTTTTTTCCTAGgggattttatagttttagctcttagatttttttttattccttttactttttgtaCGTGGTGTGAGAATgaggtccagcttcattcttctgcttatGGACACTAATCCTTTCCCTACTTAGGTGTCTTGGCACTTTTGTCACAGATCAATTGACCATAGAtgttaagagtttatttctggcctctcaattcaattccattgatctatatgctATCCTTAGGCCAATACCACActtcttgattattgtagctttgtaatacatttgAACTCAGGAAGtttgagtcttccaactttgttctttttcaatattgtttggctatttggagttCCTTAGATTTCCATGAATTTTAAGATCAGCTTGACAATTTCtgcaacaaacaaaaagccagctgtaattttgatagggactACACTGAATCtttagatcagtttggggagCATCACCATTTCAATAGTAGTAAGTGtttcagtccatgaacatgaaaAGTCTTAACACTTAATTAGGTCTTctttcaatgttttataatttccaatGTACCAGTCTTCCACTTCTTTCACTAAATTTCTTCTCAAGCATTTAATTGTTTATTGTTATTGTAATgcaattgctttcttaattttatttttgttcattgctagtgaATTGAAATAcaatgatttttgtatattgatcttgtttCCAttaaccttgctgaattcatttattagttctaataggtTTTTGGTATGTGGATTACCTGgagttttctatatacaagaaCATATCATCTACAgatatagttttacttcttcctctcagattttattactttcttttttttgcctaatTTCCCTGGCTAGAGCATCTGgcataatgttgaatagaagtggcaagagtaaacatcttgtcttttttctgatcttagggggagAGCCTTCACTCTCTCACCATTAAGTAGGTTGTCCA belongs to Acinonyx jubatus isolate Ajub_Pintada_27869175 chromosome A1, VMU_Ajub_asm_v1.0, whole genome shotgun sequence and includes:
- the SCGB3A1 gene encoding secretoglobin family 3A member 1 is translated as MELTATFLVLCVALFSHPAATFFMDTMVKPVASALTDLNPAVEAGAEALAGAEDITETAALAGAGAMANPLLKGFSPLKFILTILGIPVEHLIEGSRKCVAELGPEAVGAVKSLLGSLMYLG